The Symphalangus syndactylus isolate Jambi chromosome 3, NHGRI_mSymSyn1-v2.1_pri, whole genome shotgun sequence genome has a segment encoding these proteins:
- the TAGLN gene encoding transgelin encodes MRASYLHGVTEAGLFSRLLSPNMANKGPSYGMSREVQSKIEKKYDEELEERLVEWIIVQCGPDVGRPDRGRLGFQVWLKNGVILSKLVNSLYPDGSKPVKVPENPPSMVFKQMEQVAQFLKAAEDYGVIKTDMFQTVDLFEGKDMAAVQRTLMALGSLAVTKNDGHYRGDPNWFMKKAQEHKREFTESQLQEGKHVIGLQMGSNRGASQAGMTGYGRPRQIIS; translated from the exons ATGAGAGCCAGTTATCTCCATGGAGTGACAGAGGCTggtctgttttccaggctg CTTTCCCCAAACATGGCCAACAAGGGTCCTTCCTATGGCATGAGCCGCGAAGTGCAGTCCAAAATCGAGAAGAAGTATGACGAGGAGCTGGAGGAGCGGCTGGTGGAGTGGATCATTGTGCAGTGTGGCCCTGATGTGGGCCGCCCAGACCGTGGGCGCTTGGGCTTCCAGGTCTGGCTGAAGAATGGCGTG ATTCTGAGCAAGCTAGTGAACAGCCTGTACCCTGATGGCTCCAAGCCGGTGAAGGTGCCCGAGAACCCGCCGTCCATGGTCTTCAAGCAGATGGAGCAGGTGGCTCAGTTCCTGAAGGCGGCTGAGGACTATGGGGTCATCAAGACTGACATGTTCCAGACTGTTGACCTCTTTGAAG GCAAAGACATGGCAGCAGTGCAGAGGACCCTGATGGCTTTGGGCAGCTTGGCAGTGACCAAGAATGATGGGCACTACCGTGGAGATCCCAACTGGTTTATGAA GAAAGCGCAGGAGCATAAGAGGGAATTCACGGAGAGCCAGCTGCAGGAGGGAAAGCATGTCATTGGCCTTCAGATGGGCAGCAACAGAGGGGCCTCCCAGGCCGGCATGACAGGCTACGGACGACCTCGGCAGATCATCAGTTAG